The Sphingopyxis sp. TUF1 genome segment TCGAACAGCGCGGTCGCCTTGCCCCCCGCCATGTCGGACATATAGCCCGACAGAAAGACGATCGTCGGACCTGTGCCGGGCGTATGGCGATAGGCGAGCCGCGGGCGGCCCGTGCGGTCGAGATAATGAGTGGCGGAGGGTTCGGACAAAAGGGCCTCCTACTCCCGTTCGCGTCGAGCGAAGTCGGGACACACCGAAGGCGTGAATGACCGACGAGCATCCGGACTTCGCTTGATGCGAACGGAATGATGGGTAGCCCTCGGGGCAGTCACGCCGCTCAGATCACCCAATCGACGGTGCTCATCTGCATGGTCGCCTGTCCCTTGGCACGGCGCTGTTCGACCATGATCTTGTTGAGCCGCTGGATCGTGTCGCTGCCGGTCGTGATGCACCATCCCGGCACCACCGCGTGGACCAGCGCACACAACCCGCCCCAGATCATCGTCACCCCGAAGCGCGAGGCGACGAAGAAATGCTCGACATAATTTTCATCGACGCTTTTCGGATGATCGACGAACAGGCGATTGAACATGGTGGCGACCCCTTGCTGCGGCTCGGTGCCGCCCTAGCGGCCATGCGGACCGGTCGCAAGGGCTGGCTAGCTGTGTAGCGTCGCCCGCCGCGATGTCGCGCCAGGCAGTTCGACAGATGCGCCGACGCCAGCGCAATAGCGCCCGCCGAGGGGAGGCACATGGGAGGGGCCTTCCGACAGTAGGCGCCGATTTCGCAATAATACCTTGTATCATTGCAGAGCCTGTCGCCAATCGGCCCCTTGCCGCTCCCGGCGCATACTGGCAAAGGGGCGCGGCAATTTTGCCCTGAAAGGCCGTTTTTTCGATGTCCGAGATGATCCGCGTCACCCTTCCCGATGGCTCTGCCCGTGAAGTCGCGCGCGGGACTACTCCGGCCGAGATCGCCGCCGCCATCGGCCTCGGCCTCGCCAAGGCCGCACTCGCCGCCAAGGTGGACGGCGAGCTGCGCGACATCATGCGCCCGCTGGAGGAAGACACGACCCTGTCGCTGGTGACAAGCCGCGACGAGGCCGACGCGCTCGAACTTGTGCGCCACGACTATGCGCATGTGTTGGCCGAAGCGGTGCAGAACCTGTTTCCGGGGACGCAAATCACCTTCGGCCCGTCGACGAACGACGGTTTCTATTACGATTTCGCGCCGACCGCCGAGCATGGCCCGTTTCGCGACGACGAGCTGCCGCTGATCGAGGAGGAGATGCGCCGGATCATCGCCGCCGACCTTCCCCTGACGAGGGAAGTGTGGGAACGCGACCAGTTGATCGCCAAATGGCAGGCTGATGGCGAGACGTTCAAGGCCGAGTGGGCGCATGAGCTGCCCGAGGGCGAGGAGCTGACCGTTTACCGTTCGGGTGACGGCTGGATGGATATGTGCCGCGGGCCGCACTTGGCCTCGACCGGCAAGCTCGACCCGGCAGCGTTCAAACTCACGCGCGTCTCGGGCGCCTATTGGCGCGGCGACCAGAAAAATGCGCAGCTTTCGCGCATCTATGGCACCGGCTGGCTGAACAAGAAGCAGCTGGCCGACCATCTCGTGCGGCTGGAGGAAGCCGCGAAGCGCGACCACCGCCGGCTGGGGCAGGACATGGACCTGTTCCACCTGCAACAGGAAGCGCATGGGTCGGTCTTCTGGCACCCCAACGGCTTTGTCGTCTGGCGCGAGCTCGAGGCCTATATGCGCCGCGCGATCGACGCCGCGGGCTATCGCGAGGTCAAGACGCCGCAGGTGATGGACGCGCGCCAGTGGGAACAGTCGGGCCATTGGGGCAAATATCGCGAAAATATGTTCGTCATCCCCGACGAGGTGCCGAACACCGAGGATGAAGGCCCGATCGTTTCCGACGCTGCCGAATGGATGGCGCTGAAGCCGATGAATTGCCCGGCGCATGTGCTGATTTTCCGTCAGGGCATGAAAAGCTATCGCGATCTGCCGCTGCGCCTCTACGAAAATGGCTGCTGCCACCGCAACGAACCGCATGGCGCGCTGCACGGCCTGATGCGCGTGCGCCAGTTCACGCAGGACGATGCGCATATCTTTTGCCGCGAGGATCAGATCGTCGAGGAAGTCCGCAATTTCTGCGCGCTCGCCGACCGCATCTACAAGGATTTCGGTTTCACCTATGCGATCAAGCTCGCGCTGCGTCCCGAAAAGCGTTTCGGAACCGAAGAGATGTGGGACAAGTCCGAGGACGAGCTGCGCAACGCGGTGATCGAGGCGGGGCTGGCGACCGAGAAATATGGCTGGGAAGAACTGCCCGGCGAAGGCGCCTTTTACGCCCCCAAGCTCGAATGGCATCTGACCGACGCGATCGGCCGGACGTGGCAGGTCGGCACGATCCAGTCCGACCGCGTGCTCCCCGACCGGCTCGATGCCTCCTACATTGGCGAAGATGGCGATCGGCATCGCCCGGTGATGCTCCACCGTGCGATTTTCGGCAGCTACGAACGCTTCATCGGCATTTTGATCGAGCATTTCGCGGGCCGTTTTCCGACGTGGCTCGCGCCGGTGCAGGCGGTCGTCGCGACGATCGTCAGCGACGCCGACGATTATGCGAAGGATGCGGTCGCCCAGCTCACCGCCGCGGGCATCCGCACCGAGAGCGATCTGCGCAACGAAAAGATCAACTACAAGGTGCGCGAACACAGCCTCGCCAAAGTCCCCCACTTGCTCGTCGTCGGCAAACGCGAGGCCGAGGAAGGCACGGTCGCGATCCGCACGCTCGGCCAGGATGGTCAGCGCATCATGCCGCTCGCCGAAGCGATCGCGATGTTGAAGTCCGAAGCCACCCCACCGGATCTTAGGGATTGATCGTGAAGCCGCGGCGCTGGTTGCGGTGGCTGGCGCTTCTCGCGTTGCTTGGGGTCGCGCTACTTGCGCGGGGCTATTGGAACGCGACGCGCGATCCTCTCGTGCGCACGGCGACGGTCGGTGTGGAGGCGTGGCCTGACGCGCAGCCGCCGCTCCGCATTCTGCTGCTCTCCGACACGCATGTCGCCGGGCCGGACATGCCGCCCGAACGGCTGGCGGGCATTATGGCCGCACTCAACCGGCTGCGGCCTGATCTCGTGCTGGTGGCAGGCGACTTGGTCAGCGAAAAGCTGCTCGCCACGCGGATATACACGCCGCGCGATGTTGTTGCTCCGCTGGCCAAACTGCGCGCGCCGCTCGGCGTCGTCGTGGCGCCGGGCAACCATGATCATTGGTACGCTCCCGACGCCCTTCGCAGCGAACTTGAGCGACTGGGCGTGCGGGTGCTCCAGAATGAGGCCGTCAGGCGCGGTCCGCTGGTCATTGGCGGCATCGACGACGATTATTCGGGCCATGATGATGTACCGAAAACGCTGGCTGCGATGGATGCGCTGGGGCCCGGCGTGCCGCTGGTCCTCTCGCACAGCCCCGATGTCATACCCGCCATCCACCGCCCGGTCGCGGCGGTCCTTTCCGGGCACACCCATTGCGGCCAGATTCGCTTTCCGTTCGTAGGAGCGATTACCTATATTTCGCGCTACGGCGATCGTTTCGCGTGTGGTGACATCCGCGACGGTCGTCATAGGATCTTCGTGGGCGCGGGGCTGGGTACGAGCATTCTTCCGCTGCGCTTCCTCACGCCGCCCGACGTATGGCTTGTCACGCTCGGGCCGAAGTGAGCAGTTCCGAATCCTCTGGCCTTATGGGCATCGGCCGCCACGCGGCGGACGAGCGGCTGCCGCGGCATCGTCATGCCGAGGGGTATATAGCAGTCGTAATTGGCGGCGGATATGAGGAGGCCGGCGACGAGGGGCGCTTCGAAGCACGGCCGGGCATGGTGGTCGTCCACCGCGCCTGGACCGCGCATCTCGACCGCTTCGGCGCGCACGGAGCCGAGGTGCTGAACCTTCCAGCCGTGCAGGGGCTCGCACCGGGCGTCGGCGCGATCGACGATCCTGACACGGCAGCTCGTCTCGCCGAGCGCGACCCGGCGGCGGCGGCGTCCTTTGTCGCCGAGCGGTTCCGCGCGGGCGCGGCGCGGCACGCCGACTGGCCCGACCTGCTCGCTGCCGCTTTGCGTACCGATCCCGATCTGGCGATCACGCCGTGGGCGCGCGACGTCGGCCTCGACCCCGCATCGGTCAGCCGCGGTTTCGCGCGTGCCTATGGCACCAGCCCCAAGCGCTTCCGACTCGAAGCGCGGACGCGCCGCGCCCTTTCCGCTTTGTCCGGCTGGCGCGGCACGCTCGCCGATCTCGCGGCGGACCAAGGTTTTGCCGATCAGGCGCATCTCGCCCGCGCGGTCGCCGCGATGACCGGATTGCCGCCCATCCGGCTGCGGGCAAAGTCCGTCCAAGCCAGCGGGGTGCCGCGCGGCTAGACATGCGGTCATGCACCGCCGACACCTCCTCACCGCCGCGCTCGCGGCCCCCGCCCTTTCGTTTCTGCCCGCGATCCCCGCCATTGCGCAGCAGCGCCCGCCGATGCGCACCCGATGGAAAGTTCGCGCCTCCGAAGGCTTCGACGCGCTGGCCTTTCTCGGCCCGCTGGCGGACGGCGAGCTTTACCTTCCCTATTACAAGGCCGATGCCGACGTCTTCGCCACCCAGCTGCCTGCCGCCGCGCGCGCCGAGATCGCGGCGCTTTGGAAAGAGGCCGAGCGTGCGCAGTTTGGACTGCTCGGCCCGAACCTCTCGGTGCTCTTCTCGAATGGCAATGATGGCGATCTCGCGGCGCTGATCGCAGGGGCCGCCGACCCGGAGGCGCGATTGCTGCCCGCTTACCGCGCCAGCCCCTATTGGGGCGAGGACGACTGGCGCTGGTTCGTGGACGTGGCGCCGCGGCTTCGCGCCGTGTTTGAGGCGATGCAGACGGCGGGCTTTGCCGCGTTTCGCGAACGCCGGATCGGCGATATCGGCGCGCGCATCGCCGAACTGACGCGCGCTCTTGGCGACTATGACGTGATCCGCTGGCACGAAAAGCTCATGGGGCGCGGATTCGACCCGCAGATCGAGGTCGTGCTGCTGCAATTCTGCAAACCGCACGGGATCAAGGTCCAGGGACAGACGTTCCTGCAAGCGACCGACTGGGGCGTGCCGATCACCGTGCGCAACGCGGCGCACGAGATGCTGCACCCGCCGATCCCGATGGATGGGCCCGCGGCAACCGCGGCGCTGGCGCTGCTTGCGAAGGATCCGCTGATCCCCCGCATCGTCGCCGACCATGATCCCAAATGGGGCTATACGACGCTCGAAGGGATGCTGAACGAGGATATGGCGCAGGCGCTCGACCAACTCATTAGCGAGGCTTTGGGTGTCGCGCGAAATCCCGCCGACCGCTGGCGCAAGGCGGACGACGGCATCCATGTGCTCGCGGGCGCGATCTACGGAATGTTGCGGCAGGACCGTTGGGGGGAAACCGGCGGCTCGATCGAGGCGTGGCTTGCCGATGCCGTGCGGGCGGGACGGTTCGATCCGCCGCGGCTCCATGCGATCGCCGCGCAAGTGCTCGAACGGCCAGTGAACGCGCTCTGGCCGCTCAGCTGAGGGGCTAGCCGGGTCCCGTCAGCTGCGGTATCGGCCGCGCGATGACCAGCTTGTCCAACCTTGTCGGCCTTGCGCCGCTGACGCTTGCCGGCGCCGCCCTGATGACCTTTGGCGCGGCCTATGTCCGCGGGCTCACCGGGTTCGGCATGGCGATCATCCTCGTGCCTTTGCTCGGGCTCATCATGCCGCCGGGGGAGGCAGTGGTGATGGGCATCCTGCTCCAGTTGCTGATCGGTCCGGTCGGGTTGCGGGTCATCGTCGCCGACGCCGACCGCGCGACCGCCTGGCCGATCGGATTGCTCGCGATGGCGCTGACCCCGCTCGGCATGGTCGCGCTCGACCATACGCCCGCCGACCTCGCGCGCCTGCTCATCACGCTCGCCGCAGTTGCCGCCTTCGTCGCTGTGCTGCTTCCGAAACAGGCGGAGGGGCATCGGCCCGGAAAGCTCGCAGTCGCGGGCACGGGCATCCTGTCAGGCATCCTCACCGGCTTTGCCGCGATGCCCGGCCCGCCGGTCGTGCCCTTCTACCTGCGCCGCCGCGTCGAGCCAAATGTCGCACGCGCGTCGATGCTGATGATCTTTTTCATGACCGCCATCGCCGGAACGCTCGCGGCGCTCTGGCTGGGCATCGCCAGCTGGCGGCTGCTCGTCGTCGCGCTGGTCCTCTTTGCGCCAATGTGGCTCGGCAACCGTATCGGCGCACGTCATTTCGGCCGCGTACCGCCGCATATCTGGCAGGCGATGGTCGCGGTCGTGCTGGGGGTTGCGGCGGTGTCGGCGGTGGTGCGGCTTTTGAACTGACCCTATTTCCCGTTCGCATCGAGCGAAGTCGAGATGCCCCACGGTGTCTCGAGTTCGCTCGACACGAGCGACAAAATGACCGTCACAGACTCCGCAGCGCCTGGGCGGGTTTCGCCGACAGCAAGGGCCAGCTTCCGGCGATCCCGATCAGGAAGGACAAACCGGCGCCGCCGATCAGCGTCGCACCGACGATCAGCGGGTCGGGGGCGAAAGTGAATTCGAACAGGCTGACGACGACATAGCGCGCCGCGATCAGCCCCAGCCCCAGTGCGAGCAGCGCCAGCACCGCCGCGAGCACCGCATATTCCATCGCCTGCGCGCCCAAAATCTGCCCGCGCGTCGCGCCGAGCAGCTTCAGGATCACGCTGTCATAGACGCGCCGTTCGCGGCTTGCCGCGATCGCACCGATCAGCACCGCGATGCCGGCGAGGATCGCGATGCTTGCCGCGGCGGCGATCGCCTGGCTCATCTGGGTGAGGAGCAAGGTCACCTGGCTCACGACATCGCGCACCGCGATCAGCGATGCCGAGGGGAAGGTGCGCGGAATGCTGCGCGCCAGCTCTTCCTCGGCAGGCCCCCCTACGGCAACCGTCGCGACCATATTGTGCGGCGCGGCGTCGAACGTGCCGGGCGAAAAGACGAGCACATAGTTCAGCCCGAAATTGTCCCAATTGACGGTGCGGAACGACGCGACTTTCGCCTGCACCTCGACCCCCAGCACATTGACCGACAGCGTATCGCCAAGCTTCAGGCCGAGCGTGTCCGCCACCTCCTGCTCGACGCTGACCAGCGGCGGTCCCGCATAGTCGGCCGCCCACCAGCTGCCGCCGACCAGCTCGCTGCCGTTCGGCAAACTGGGGCTGTAGGTCAGCCCGCGATCACCGCGCAGCACCCATGCTCCCTCGGGCAGTTCGGCGAGTTCATCGACGCGCTGCCCTCTGAATTCGGTGATGCTGCCGCGCAGCGCGGGGATCATGTTGATCTCGGCCTGCGCATCGGCGGCAGTCACAAGGGAGCGGAAACGCGCGGCGTCGCTGCGAGGGACATCGAGCACGAAGAAACTCGGCGCGCGTTGCGGCACGGTGCGGGTGATTTCGGCGGTGATGCTCGTCTGGATCGCCGCGAGCGTCACGAACAACGTAAGGCCGAGGCCGAGCGCGACCACCAGCGCGCCGGTCGCGGCGCCGGGGCGGTGCAGGTTCGCGAGCGCGAGGCGGAGAAGCGGGAGGCGCGGGCGCGGCAGGCGGCTTGCAATGCGGCGCACCAGCCAGCCGAGCGCAACGAGGATAAGCAGCAGGCCGACCGCGGCACCGACGAAACCCAGCGCGAACAGCGGCTCGCGCGCGGTGCCGACCGCCAGCGCGACGATCGCGACAAAGGATACGGCAACAGCGATCAGCGCGGACCGGTCGATCCGCGCCGCGCGGTCGACCGTGGCGCGGTACAGCCCCGCCGCGGGTACATGCTTCGTCGCCGCGAGCGGCGGCAGCGCAAAGGCGATGGCGATCAGCAGGCCATAGGCGGCACTAACCGCGAGTGGCAGCGGATAGAGCGCGAACCCCGGCCGCACCGGCAGCACGTCGCCCGCGATCCAGCCGATCGCGGCGGGCGCAAGCGCGCCGACCGCTAGCCCCGCGACGATCGAAATCGCCGCCACGGCCAAAATCTGCAACCCATAGATGCGCAGCACGGTCGCGCTGTCGGCGCCAAGCACCTTCAGCGTCGCCAGCCCGGGCCGCTTGCCCGCCAGATAGCTTGCGACGCCATTGCCGACGCCGATCCCTGCAATCACCAGCGCTGCGAGGCCGACGAGCGACAGGAATTGTCCCATACGCTCGATAAAGCGCCGCGTGCCGGGCGCGCCGTTGCTGCGGTCGGTGATGTCCCATCCCGCATCCGGAAATTCATCGGTCAGCGCCTTGCCGACCGCTTCGGGACTGGCGCCCGCGGGGAGGCGCAGACGATATTTGCTCTCATAAAGGCTGCCCGGCTGGATCAGCTGCGTCGCGGGCAGGTCGGCAAGCCCGATGATCGCAACGGGGCCCAGGGTGAAGCCTTCGCCCAGCCGGTCGGGTTCTTCTGCGATGATGCCGTCGATGCGGAAGGATTTGTCGCCGAATTTAACTAGGCCACCAACCTTGAGGTCGAGGCGCGAGGCCATATCCTTGCCGATCCAGATGGCGCCGGGCGGCGGTGGGCCTTTACGCGCGCCGCTTTCCAGCCGCAGCTGCCCATACAGCGCATAGGCGCCATCGACTGCCTTCAGTTCGGACAGCAGCGCATCGCCGTCGGGGTCGTTCGCCATCGCGCGCATCCGCACGGTGGCGGAAGGCGTGCCGACGCGGCGAAAGGCGGCCATTTCCTCGGGCGTGGCTTCGCGCTGCGGAATGCCAAATTCGATGTCGCCGCCCAGGATCGTCTGCCCGCGCACCTCCAGCTCCGACGTGATCCCGCGCGTCAGACTGCCGATCGCCGCAAGCGTCGCAACGCCGAGGAACAGGCAGACCGCGAGTAGCCGCAGCCCGCGGATACGCGCAGCAAGGTCGCGGCGCGCGATCCGCCAGAGCGAGGCGAGGGGGAGCATCAAATCCTCTCTGCCGCGAA includes the following:
- a CDS encoding sulfite exporter TauE/SafE family protein: MTSLSNLVGLAPLTLAGAALMTFGAAYVRGLTGFGMAIILVPLLGLIMPPGEAVVMGILLQLLIGPVGLRVIVADADRATAWPIGLLAMALTPLGMVALDHTPADLARLLITLAAVAAFVAVLLPKQAEGHRPGKLAVAGTGILSGILTGFAAMPGPPVVPFYLRRRVEPNVARASMLMIFFMTAIAGTLAALWLGIASWRLLVVALVLFAPMWLGNRIGARHFGRVPPHIWQAMVAVVLGVAAVSAVVRLLN
- the thrS gene encoding threonine--tRNA ligase, producing MSEMIRVTLPDGSAREVARGTTPAEIAAAIGLGLAKAALAAKVDGELRDIMRPLEEDTTLSLVTSRDEADALELVRHDYAHVLAEAVQNLFPGTQITFGPSTNDGFYYDFAPTAEHGPFRDDELPLIEEEMRRIIAADLPLTREVWERDQLIAKWQADGETFKAEWAHELPEGEELTVYRSGDGWMDMCRGPHLASTGKLDPAAFKLTRVSGAYWRGDQKNAQLSRIYGTGWLNKKQLADHLVRLEEAAKRDHRRLGQDMDLFHLQQEAHGSVFWHPNGFVVWRELEAYMRRAIDAAGYREVKTPQVMDARQWEQSGHWGKYRENMFVIPDEVPNTEDEGPIVSDAAEWMALKPMNCPAHVLIFRQGMKSYRDLPLRLYENGCCHRNEPHGALHGLMRVRQFTQDDAHIFCREDQIVEEVRNFCALADRIYKDFGFTYAIKLALRPEKRFGTEEMWDKSEDELRNAVIEAGLATEKYGWEELPGEGAFYAPKLEWHLTDAIGRTWQVGTIQSDRVLPDRLDASYIGEDGDRHRPVMLHRAIFGSYERFIGILIEHFAGRFPTWLAPVQAVVATIVSDADDYAKDAVAQLTAAGIRTESDLRNEKINYKVREHSLAKVPHLLVVGKREAEEGTVAIRTLGQDGQRIMPLAEAIAMLKSEATPPDLRD
- a CDS encoding helix-turn-helix domain-containing protein, which gives rise to MSSSESSGLMGIGRHAADERLPRHRHAEGYIAVVIGGGYEEAGDEGRFEARPGMVVVHRAWTAHLDRFGAHGAEVLNLPAVQGLAPGVGAIDDPDTAARLAERDPAAAASFVAERFRAGAARHADWPDLLAAALRTDPDLAITPWARDVGLDPASVSRGFARAYGTSPKRFRLEARTRRALSALSGWRGTLADLAADQGFADQAHLARAVAAMTGLPPIRLRAKSVQASGVPRG
- a CDS encoding DUF6356 family protein is translated as MFNRLFVDHPKSVDENYVEHFFVASRFGVTMIWGGLCALVHAVVPGWCITTGSDTIQRLNKIMVEQRRAKGQATMQMSTVDWVI
- a CDS encoding ABC transporter permease, yielding MLPLASLWRIARRDLAARIRGLRLLAVCLFLGVATLAAIGSLTRGITSELEVRGQTILGGDIEFGIPQREATPEEMAAFRRVGTPSATVRMRAMANDPDGDALLSELKAVDGAYALYGQLRLESGARKGPPPPGAIWIGKDMASRLDLKVGGLVKFGDKSFRIDGIIAEEPDRLGEGFTLGPVAIIGLADLPATQLIQPGSLYESKYRLRLPAGASPEAVGKALTDEFPDAGWDITDRSNGAPGTRRFIERMGQFLSLVGLAALVIAGIGVGNGVASYLAGKRPGLATLKVLGADSATVLRIYGLQILAVAAISIVAGLAVGALAPAAIGWIAGDVLPVRPGFALYPLPLAVSAAYGLLIAIAFALPPLAATKHVPAAGLYRATVDRAARIDRSALIAVAVSFVAIVALAVGTAREPLFALGFVGAAVGLLLILVALGWLVRRIASRLPRPRLPLLRLALANLHRPGAATGALVVALGLGLTLFVTLAAIQTSITAEITRTVPQRAPSFFVLDVPRSDAARFRSLVTAADAQAEINMIPALRGSITEFRGQRVDELAELPEGAWVLRGDRGLTYSPSLPNGSELVGGSWWAADYAGPPLVSVEQEVADTLGLKLGDTLSVNVLGVEVQAKVASFRTVNWDNFGLNYVLVFSPGTFDAAPHNMVATVAVGGPAEEELARSIPRTFPSASLIAVRDVVSQVTLLLTQMSQAIAAAASIAILAGIAVLIGAIAASRERRVYDSVILKLLGATRGQILGAQAMEYAVLAAVLALLALGLGLIAARYVVVSLFEFTFAPDPLIVGATLIGGAGLSFLIGIAGSWPLLSAKPAQALRSL
- a CDS encoding metallophosphoesterase, whose translation is MKPRRWLRWLALLALLGVALLARGYWNATRDPLVRTATVGVEAWPDAQPPLRILLLSDTHVAGPDMPPERLAGIMAALNRLRPDLVLVAGDLVSEKLLATRIYTPRDVVAPLAKLRAPLGVVVAPGNHDHWYAPDALRSELERLGVRVLQNEAVRRGPLVIGGIDDDYSGHDDVPKTLAAMDALGPGVPLVLSHSPDVIPAIHRPVAAVLSGHTHCGQIRFPFVGAITYISRYGDRFACGDIRDGRHRIFVGAGLGTSILPLRFLTPPDVWLVTLGPK